The following proteins come from a genomic window of Gossypium raimondii isolate GPD5lz chromosome 5, ASM2569854v1, whole genome shotgun sequence:
- the LOC105771306 gene encoding WAT1-related protein At5g07050: protein MEKLRCCGNFLESSKPYFAMISLQFGYAGMNIITKVSLNRGMSHYVLVVYRHAFATAVIAPFALIFERRGQPKITFPVFMQIFILALLGPVIDQNFYYAGLKYTSPTFSCAMSNMLPAMTFVMAAMCRMEKIDVKKVRCQAKIVGTIVTVAGAMLMTLYKGPIVELFWTKNIHPKQSYADTTGTTDKDWVKGSILLILATLAWASLFVLQAKALKTYKNHQLSLTSLVCFVGTLQAIVVTFVMEHKVSAWQIGWDMNLLAAAYAGIVTSSISYYVQGMVIKKRGPVFATAFSPLMMIIVAIMGSFILAEKIFLGGVIGSILIVVGLYSVLWGKHKENKEREGEMEIEDEPIKPIQPNMLLVGDIEANQVLELQKNEANDKLSTLVLTMPVPESPIKHNSDHK, encoded by the exons ATGGAGAAGTTGAGATGTTGTGGCAACTTCCTTGAGAGTTCCAAACCTTATTTTGCAATGATTTCATTGCAATTTGGGTATGCAGGCATGAATATCATCACCAAAGTTTCACTTAACAGAGGCATGAGTCACTATGTTCTTGTCGTCTACCGCCATGCTTTTGCCACTGCTGTCATTGCTCCCTTTGCCTTAATCTTCGAAAG GAGAGGGCAACCAAAGATAACATTCCCAGTTTTCATGCAAATTTTCATCTTGGCTCTCCTGGG GCCTGTGATTGATCAGAATTTCTACTATGCTGGGCTGAAATATACTTCCCCAACTTTTTCCTGTGCCATGAGCAATATGTTGCCTGCAATGACTTTTGTCATGGCTGCCATGTGCAg GATGGAGAAGATTGATGTAAAGAAAGTGAGATGTCAAGCAAAGATAGTGGGAACAATAGTGACAGTAGCAGGGGCAATGTTGATGACATTGTATAAAGGACCCATTGTTGAATTGTTTTGGACTAAGAATATTCATCCTAAACAATCTTATGCCGATACAACTGGAACAACTGACAAAGATTGGGTCAAAGGCTCCATTCTCCTAATATTGGCCACCCTTGCTTGGGCTTCCCTCTTCGTCTTACAG GCAAAAGCATTGAAGACATACAAGAATCATCAGCTTTCTCTAACATCATTAGTGTGTTTTGTGGGGACATTGCAAGCTATTGTTGTTACATTTGTAATGGAGCATAAGGTTTCAGCTTGGCAAATTGGCTGGGACATGAACCTTCTAGCTGCCGCCTATGCT GGAATTGTGACATCAAGCATATCATATTATGTTCAAGGAATGGTGATAAAGAAAAGGGGTCCAGTTTTTGCTACTGCTTTCAGCCCTCTGATGATGATCATAGTTGCAATCATGGGCTCTTTCATCTTGGCTGAGAAAATCTTTCTTGGAGG GGTGATAGGTTCGATTTTGATAGTGGTGGGGCTTTATTCTGTCCTATGGggaaaacacaaagaaaacaAGGAGAGAGAGGGTGAAATGGAGATTGAAGATGAGCCAATTAAACCTATTCAACCAAATATGTTGCTAGTTGGAGATATTGAAGCCAATCAAGTGCTTGAATTGCAAAAGAATGAAGCTAATGATAAGCTCTCAACTCTTGTCTTAACCATGCCAGTGCCTGAATCCCCCATTAAACACAACAGTGACcataaataa